Proteins encoded by one window of Marixanthomonas sp. SCSIO 43207:
- a CDS encoding DNA-3-methyladenine glycosylase I, whose protein sequence is MTKQRCAWCGDDPLYIAYHDTEWGVPVYDDQTLFEFLLLETFQAGLSWITILRKRENFREAFDGFDYKKIAQYNQNKIDSLLTNTGIIRNKLKVKSAVSNAQSFMKVQEEFGSFSTYIWGFVDGKPIQNELKSLKNVPANTPLSDTISKDLKKRGFKFVGSTVVYAHMQATGMVNDHVTSCFRHKEIKKEVQKN, encoded by the coding sequence ATGACCAAACAACGTTGCGCTTGGTGTGGAGACGATCCTTTATATATTGCATATCACGATACAGAATGGGGAGTTCCGGTGTATGATGACCAAACACTTTTTGAGTTTTTATTACTAGAAACTTTTCAAGCGGGATTGAGTTGGATCACCATTTTACGAAAGCGAGAAAATTTCAGAGAAGCTTTTGACGGTTTTGATTACAAAAAGATAGCACAGTACAACCAAAATAAAATTGATTCATTACTTACCAATACAGGTATTATAAGAAATAAACTGAAAGTAAAATCTGCAGTGAGTAATGCACAGTCTTTTATGAAAGTGCAAGAAGAATTTGGAAGTTTCAGTACGTATATTTGGGGTTTTGTAGATGGAAAACCTATTCAAAATGAATTAAAATCACTTAAAAATGTTCCTGCTAATACGCCTCTAAGCGATACTATAAGCAAAGATTTAAAAAAACGCGGATTCAAGTTTGTAGGCTCAACCGTTGTATACGCTCATATGCAAGCTACCGGTATGGTAAACGATCACGTAACTTCATGTTTTAGACACAAGGAAATAAAAAAAGAGGTTCAAAAAAATTAA
- the truB gene encoding tRNA pseudouridine(55) synthase TruB: MTEQDFKNGQVLLIDKPLNWTSFQVVNKIRWLIKKQFGIKKIKVGHAGTLDPLATGLLILCTGKFTKKIETLQAQEKEYTGTFTLGATTPSYDLETEIDHRFDITEITSENIYEATNQFIGDIQQQPPVFSALKKEGKRLYEYARAGEKVEIPSRTVHISAFEITRIELPEVDFRVACSKGTYIRSLAHDFGKALKNGAHLSALKRTKIGDFSVENAITIEDFEKNLQATQS; encoded by the coding sequence GGTGGTAAATAAAATACGTTGGCTTATCAAAAAGCAGTTTGGAATTAAAAAAATAAAAGTAGGTCATGCCGGCACACTAGACCCCTTGGCAACCGGCTTGTTAATTCTCTGTACAGGGAAGTTTACAAAAAAAATAGAAACCCTTCAAGCTCAAGAAAAAGAGTACACCGGCACCTTTACACTTGGTGCAACAACTCCAAGTTATGATCTAGAAACCGAAATAGATCACCGTTTTGATATAACTGAAATTACTTCAGAAAATATCTATGAAGCTACAAACCAGTTTATAGGAGATATTCAACAGCAACCACCTGTTTTTTCGGCTTTAAAAAAAGAAGGAAAACGCTTATATGAATATGCTAGGGCAGGTGAAAAAGTTGAAATCCCATCACGAACAGTACATATTTCAGCCTTTGAAATTACCCGAATTGAACTTCCTGAAGTAGATTTCAGAGTTGCGTGCAGTAAAGGAACCTACATTCGTTCTCTCGCTCATGATTTTGGAAAAGCGTTAAAAAATGGCGCACATCTTTCTGCGTTAAAACGTACTAAAATTGGTGATTTTTCAGTAGAAAATGCAATTACAATAGAAGATTTTGAGAAAAACTTACAAGCTACACAATCTTAA